The genomic segment CAAAATGCTGGGCGTCAGCCGTGCTACGCTGCGGCAAGCTTTGCTGGTTCTGAAGGAAGACGGGCTGATTATCAACCGCCACGGCAGCGGCACCTACGTCCGCCACGTGACGCCGCGGCGCGGGTTTGGGCTGGAAAGCCTCGTCAGCGTCCCGCAGATGCTCGGGGAAGACGGCGTCGAAGTCGTGCACCTAAAGCTCACCTTCGAAAGCCCCGATAGTCTGGTAAAGGAAATCCTGAAACTGCAAAACCACGAGCTGCTGGTTGTATTGGAGCGAGTCTACGCGAAAAACGGAGAACGCCTCGCCTACGCCATCACTTTTGCCCCCAACACGCGCTTGGTGGAGCCCGTCGAACTCCACTCGGCCGAACGGGTGTTGGACTATGTGGACGGCGGCTTGATCGCTCACAGCGCCTTGTCCGTGACCCGGCTGAAGGCTACGGTCGCGGGCGATTTTCTCGCCAAGTGCCTGTGGGTGCCCGAAGGCGAGAGCTTGCTGCTGCTCGAGGACTGCCTGATCGGCGACGACGACGTGCCGCTGGCCTTTACGAAGACGTACTTGCGCACCGACATGGCCGAATTCGTTTTGCACCGCGGCAAAGCGTACGTTGGAGGTGCCCTTGATGAAAGTTCTGCTCGACACCGATCCAGGCATCGATGATTCTCTAGCCATCATGCTCGCGCTGCGATCTCCTGAACTGGAGGTCGTGGGCATCACTACCGTCAGCGGCAACGTGCCGGCCGACCAAGGCGCCCGCAACGCGGCGCGGATTTTGGAGTACCTCGGGCGCGAGGAGATTCCGCTCTACAAGGGCGAGGACAAGCCGCGCGTCGTCGAGCTGGTGACGGCGCAGGACACCCACGGCCAGGATGGCCTGGGCGAAACGTATCTCCCCGAGCCGAAACTCGGCTACAAGGAAGGCGGCGTGGACTTCATCCTCTCGTCGCTGTACGAATACCCGGGGGACCTGACCATCATCGCCCTCGGGCCGCTGACGAACATCGCAGCGGCGCTGGAGCGGGACAAAGAGGCGTTCCGGAATCTCAAGCGGCTGATTGTCATGGGCGGCGCGGCCAAAGTGCACGGCAACTGCAGTCCCGTGGCGGAGTACAACTTCTGGGCCGACCCGCATGCCGCCGACTACGTGTTCCAGAACCTCAGCGACATCGTCATGGTCGGCCTCGACGTCACGCGGCAGATCGTGCTGACCCCCAATTACCGGGAGCTGCTGCGCCAGTTCGATACGCCCATCGCGCGCCTGGTCAACAAGATTACCCGCTTCTACGTGGACTTCCACTGGAAACAGGAACGGACGCTGGGCTGCGTCATCAACGATCCGCTGGCCGTGGCCGTGGCCTTTGCACCCGATCTGGTCCAGACCCGGCCGTACTACGTGCAGGTCGAGACGGAGGGGCGCTCGCGGGGCCAGTCGCTGGTCGACTTTGCCGGCTTTTACCGGCGCCCGCCCAACGCGCACGTCTGCCTGACCGTCGATGCCCAGCGTTTCATGCACCTGTTTCTCAAGCGGCTCTGCCCTGAATTCGCGGAAGACATCGACCGTTACTTTGCAGAGCCGGCGACGATTTCCGTTCCCGTATAGGAACCGTCGTCTTTGCGCAGGCGGTTCCGCGACAGAGGTGGTACTTGCCGGCAAGGTCGCTGCCGGTTGCGCTGGAAACGAGGCGGGGGTTTCGGTGGACGACTCAACGCTGGGGAGGCGAGCTTCATGTCCGTGATACGTCGCATTACGCAAAACTTCACGATGATGTCGATCTTGCTCATCCCGGTCGCCATCGGCATCAACCTGATCGGCGGGGCTATCGCCATCGCCCTGAAGCTGCCCATCTACCTGGACTCCATCGGCACGGTGCTGACCGCCGTCTTGTCCGGTCCCTGGGTGGCCGCGGTGGCGGGCTTCCTGACGAGCGTGGTGGCCACGATTACCATCGACCCCATCTCGCTGCCCTTCGGCCTCGTGCAGATCGCTATCGCTTTGGTGGCCGGAGCGCTGGCGAACCGCGGCTGGTTCGACAGCGTAGGCAAGACCATCGTGTCCGGGCTGGTCATCGCCCTCACGGCCGCGGTGGCCGCATCGCCCATCGTCGCCTACTTGTTCGGCGGCGTTACCGGTGCGGGTTCGGCGTTCATCGTGGGCTACCTGCTGGCGACGGGGCAGCAGCTGCTGACTTCCGTCTTCACGGCGCAAATTCTGAGTGACGGCGCCGACAAGGTGCTGTCCGCGCTGGTGGCCTACGTGATCGTGCGCAACATGTCGGAGCGGTACAAGGTGCAGTTCCGCGGCGCGGCGAGGTAGCGCATCGAAGCTGCCCGTCGCCTGTTTTCCGCGCCGGCTGGCGGACGGCCTTGGCCGGCAAGCACGCTTGTCCCGACGGCGAAAGGCGCGGGGATGACGATGAACACGTTTTACGTGAACACCGGCTCTTGGTTCGAATCGTTGCACCCCATCTCCAAACTGTACTTCGTCGCGGCGATGGCCGTCGTGCCGTTCCTTACGGCCAACCTGGGCGTCCTCGGCGCGTATTTGGCCGTCGTCGTCCTGCTGGCGTACAGCGCGCAGGTCGGCGGGCGCTTCGTCGGCGTGCTGCTGCGGGCCGTCGCGCCGCTGCTCCTGCTGCTCTTCGCCATGCAGAGCCTGCTCTATCCCGGCGGGCAGGACATTCTCTTCCAGTGGGGCGGTCTGGCGGTGAAGCGGGAAGGGGTGCTCTTCGCCGCCGTCGTCGGCATGCGGCTGCTGGTCGTCGTGGGCGCCATCCTGCTCATGCTCATGTCCACGCACCCGAAGCACCTGGTGGTGGCGCTGGAACAGCGGGGCATGCCGGCGAAAGCGGGCTACATTATCTTGTCCACGATGCAGATCATCCCGCAGATGCAGACCCTGTCGAGAAAGATCCTGGACGCGCAGAAATCCAGGGGCGTCGAGGTCGAAGGCGGCCTCTGGACGAGGATTAGGGCGTACATTCCGGTCGTCGGGCCGCTCATTCTGGCGTCCATCGCCCAGCTGGAGAACAAGGCCTTGGCGCTGGAGTCCCGCGCGTTCAACGCGGCGGTAAAGAAGACTTCCATGATCGACTTCACGATGACGGCAGCGGACCGCGCGCTGCGAGCCGGTTCGATCCTGATCCTTGTCGGCGCGGTCGCCGGAAGAGTGGTGCCGCTATGGCTCTGATCCAGGTCGAAAACTTGTCGTTCCAATACCTGCTGGGCAACGGAAAAGCGCTCGACGGCGTTTCGCTGACCGTCGAAGAAGGCGAGCTGTGCGCCGTCATCGGGCCCAACGGCAGCGGCAAGTCCAGCTTGTGTTACGCCATCCGGGGGTTTATCCCGCACTTTTTCCGCGGCCAGCTGACCGGCGACGTCATCATCGACGGCAAGCGCAACTCCGAGCGCACGCTGGGCGAGATCGGGCTCGACGTCGGGTTCGTCTTCCAGAATCCGTTCACGCAGCTCTCCGGCGTCGCGCTGACCGTCGAAGAGGAAATCGGCTTCGGCCTGGAAAACCTGGGGGTGCCCAGGGAGGAGATCCGGCGGCGGGTCGACGAGATGCTGGAGCTGCTGGACATCGCCGCCCTGCGGGACCGCAGCCCCTACGAGCTTTCGGGTGGGCAGCAGCAAAAGGTGGCCATTGCGTCG from the Bacillota bacterium genome contains:
- a CDS encoding nucleoside hydrolase yields the protein MPLMKVLLDTDPGIDDSLAIMLALRSPELEVVGITTVSGNVPADQGARNAARILEYLGREEIPLYKGEDKPRVVELVTAQDTHGQDGLGETYLPEPKLGYKEGGVDFILSSLYEYPGDLTIIALGPLTNIAAALERDKEAFRNLKRLIVMGGAAKVHGNCSPVAEYNFWADPHAADYVFQNLSDIVMVGLDVTRQIVLTPNYRELLRQFDTPIARLVNKITRFYVDFHWKQERTLGCVINDPLAVAVAFAPDLVQTRPYYVQVETEGRSRGQSLVDFAGFYRRPPNAHVCLTVDAQRFMHLFLKRLCPEFAEDIDRYFAEPATISVPV
- a CDS encoding ECF transporter S component, producing the protein MSVIRRITQNFTMMSILLIPVAIGINLIGGAIAIALKLPIYLDSIGTVLTAVLSGPWVAAVAGFLTSVVATITIDPISLPFGLVQIAIALVAGALANRGWFDSVGKTIVSGLVIALTAAVAASPIVAYLFGGVTGAGSAFIVGYLLATGQQLLTSVFTAQILSDGADKVLSALVAYVIVRNMSERYKVQFRGAAR
- a CDS encoding ABC transporter ATP-binding protein yields the protein MALIQVENLSFQYLLGNGKALDGVSLTVEEGELCAVIGPNGSGKSSLCYAIRGFIPHFFRGQLTGDVIIDGKRNSERTLGEIGLDVGFVFQNPFTQLSGVALTVEEEIGFGLENLGVPREEIRRRVDEMLELLDIAALRDRSPYELSGGQQQKVAIASILVMQPHILILDEPTSQLDPIGTEQVFEVIDLMKRRGITVILVEHKLELISRFADKVVVLRDGRVLLSGGLREVFAHPDFERSGLKPPVYVEVSEAARRRFGVDVPVALTHEECVAVLRSVDRRGGC